From a single Anabas testudineus chromosome 5, fAnaTes1.2, whole genome shotgun sequence genomic region:
- the capzb gene encoding F-actin-capping protein subunit beta, with translation MNDQQLDCALDLMRRLPPQQIEKNLSDLIDLVPSLCEDLLSSVDQPLKIARDKVVGKDYLLCDYNRDGDSYRSPWSNKYEPPIEDGAMPSARLRKLEVEANNAFDQYRDLYFEGGVSSVYLWDLDHGFAGVILIKKAGDGSKKIKGCWDSIHVVEVQEKSSGRTAHYKLTSTVMLWLQTTKTGSGTMNLGGSLTRQMEKDETVGESSPHIANIGRLVEDMENKIRSTLNEIYFGKTKDIVNGLRSVQSLADKSKQEALKVDLMEALKRKHNS, from the exons ATG aacGACCAGCAGCTGGACTGTGCTCTGGACCTGATGAGGCGTCTGCCTCCTCAGCAGATAGAGAAGAACCTCAGTGACCTCATTGACCTG GTACCCAGTCTGTGTGAggacctcctctcctctgttgaCCAGCCCCTGAAGATTGCCCGGGACAAGGTGGTGGGGAAAGACTATCTGCTCTGTGATTACAACCGAGATGGCGACTCCTACAG ATCCCCGTGGAGCAATAAGTATGAACCTCCCATTGAAGACGGAGCAATGCCTTCAGCTCGTCTCAGGAAACTCGAGGTTGAAGCCAATAACGCCTTTGACCAGTACAGAGACCT GTACTTTGAGGGTGGTGTGTCCTCCGTGTACCTGTGGGACTTGGATCATGGCTTTGCTGGAGTTATTCTCATCAAGAAGGCTGGGGATGGGTCTAAGAAGATCAAAGGGTGCTGGGACTCCATCCATGTGGTAGAGGTGCAG GAGAAGTCCAGCGGTCGAACTGCTCACTACAAACTCACCTCCACTGTCATGCTGTGGCTCCAGACAACCAAGACCGGCTCCGGAACCATGAACCTGGGCGGCAGCCTTACAAGACAG ATGGAAAAAGATGAGACAGTTGGAGAATCCTCACCCCACATCGCCAACATCGGCCGCCTTGTCGAA GATATGGAGAACAAGATTCGCTCTACGCTGAATGAAATCTACTTTGGGAAGACTAAGGATATTGTCAACGGTCTAAG GAGTGTTCAGTCTCTGGCTGACAAGTCGAAGCAGGAGGCTCTGAAGGTCGACCTGATGGAGGCGCTCAAACGCAAACATAACAGCTAG
- the LOC113154264 gene encoding MICOS complex subunit Mic10-like, whose translation MADEHGRKWDRCIADTAVKTVTGLGVGIVFSVLFFKRRTWPISFGSGLGLGMGYANCQHDFRSPYLIHGHMVKDQ comes from the exons ATGGCCGACGAGCACGGACGGAAATGGGACCGCTGCATTGCTGACACCGCCGTGAAAACAG TAACTGGCCTTGGTGTGGGCATTGTGTTCTCCGTCCTTTTCTTTAAAC GTCGCACATGGCCTATCTCATTCGGCTCAGGTTTGGGACTAGGCATGGGCTACGCCAACTGCCAGCATGACTTCAGATCACCATACCTGATTCATGGCCACATGGTTAAG GACCAGTAA